Proteins co-encoded in one Coregonus clupeaformis isolate EN_2021a chromosome 5, ASM2061545v1, whole genome shotgun sequence genomic window:
- the LOC121567102 gene encoding transmembrane protein 25-like produces MECVCLRQGPGTTVLLLHALAWAWTGAIEFALKIDGRHRTALTMKENVTHKFNCQSEGWNPHAPPLLTWYLNGKRQRQPTDKRIPGRLVVTSQEESGLLKPDSKHNSTFSLRARKWDRELVCAASSPNSGEIYNATVTLNVQFLPEILRVNAHYTETSDPGLSLVLFALVQSNPPAHITWVDQSDQLVANTSDFLILDSWSYPWLTNHTLRVTLSSLSGNVSVNASNSVGAAQSNLALAEFLQSRVDVPVLGILTGGAVGFITLLFLSLLVLCLLHKNKGKAIIDEPVEIIMAKKCIESPTMKVDKIYLPRENMSLPSNMQLNDLSTLRKAREAAKHHLGEKMSEEEVEEDLSAAYAARGFARYPMVGYIYKVNSKSSDEIWL; encoded by the exons atggagtgtgtgtgtctgaggcagGGGCCAGGCACCACTGTCCTGCTGCTACACGCCTTGGCCTGGGCATGGACAG GTGCGATCGAATTTGCCCTCAAGATTGATGGACGGCATCGAACTGCACTAACAATGAAAGAGAATGTCACCCACAAGTTCAACTGCCAATCAGAGGGTTGGAATCCTCATGCCCCGCCCCTGCTGACGTGGTACCTCAACGGGAAGCGACAGAGACAGCCGACGGACAAACGGATACCTGGGCGCCTAGTGGTGACATCACAGGAGGAGTCTGGGCTGCTGAAGCCGGACTCCAAGCACAACAGCACCTTCTCTCTGAGAGCCAGGAAGTGGGATAGAGAGCTGGTGTGTGCCGCCTCCAGCCCTAACAGTGGAGAGATCTACAACGCCACCGTCACCCTCAATGTGCAGT TCCTGCCAGAGATTCTGCGTGTGAACGCTCACTACACTGAAACCTCAGACCCTGGCCTCTCCCTGGTCCTCTTTGCCTTGGTACAGTCCAACCCCCCTGCCCACATCACCTGGGTAGACCAGTCTGACCAGCTGGTGGCCAACACCTCGGACTTCCTCATCCTGGACTCGTGGAGCTACCCCTGGCTGACCAATCACACGCTGCGGGTCACCCTGAGCAGCCTATCAGGGAATGTCTCCGTGAACGCCAGCAACAGTGTCGGTGCAGCTCAGAGCAACCTAGCTCTGGCAG AGTTCCTCCAGTCCAGGGTGGATGTGCCGGTGCTGGGCATCCTGACAGGGGGCGCTGTGGGCTTCAttaccctcctcttcctcagccttCTGGTGCTCTGCCTTCTTCACAAGAACAAGGGCAAGGCCATCATCG ATGAGCCAGTCGAGATTATAATGGCGAAAAAATG TATCGAATCACCTACTATGAAGGTAGACAAGATATACCTACCCAGAGAGAACATGTCTCTACCTTCCAACATGCAACTCAACGACCTCAGCACCCTGCGTAAAG CACGAGAGGCCGCCAAACACCACCTTGGGGAGAAGATGAGCGAGGAAGAAGTAGAGGAGGATCTGTCTGCTGCCTACGCTGCTAGGG GCTTTGCCCGGTACCCCATGGTGGGCTACATCTATAAGGTGAACAGCAAGAGCAGTGATGAGATCTGGCTCTGA